Proteins encoded in a region of the Blastococcus sp. Marseille-P5729 genome:
- a CDS encoding serine hydrolase codes for MSKQIDDVLASAVENGAVPNVAAIVADADGVRYQGSAGTLGPDDDSPADCDTVYRIMSMTKMITTTAALQQVEQGSLSLDAPVAEYLPDFANRQVLTGFENDIPQYRAPRTQATVRQLVTHTAGHAYMFFNQALHKWEQVTGYPGILCGTEEMLDAPLMFDPGERYEYGINTDVLGAVTAAAAGRRLDELVAEGVLQPLGMSDTTYAVTDSQRPRLTPVQVVGQDGSWADSGVDYASDPQLIPGGHGLYSTPNDYIKFQRALLRGGELNGARILQQETVDAAFTNQIGELDFPEAIPSADRGFTEDFVAGPGWKWGYGLLLNTADLPGMRKAGTGAWAGLCNTHFWIDRTSGITAAIYSQTLPFVSTGAFALYQEFEQAVYASLA; via the coding sequence ATGAGCAAGCAAATCGACGACGTACTCGCCTCGGCGGTCGAGAACGGGGCGGTCCCCAACGTCGCGGCGATCGTCGCCGACGCGGACGGTGTCCGCTACCAAGGTTCCGCCGGAACGCTTGGACCGGACGACGACTCCCCGGCCGACTGCGACACCGTCTATCGAATCATGTCGATGACGAAGATGATCACGACGACCGCGGCTCTACAGCAGGTCGAGCAAGGATCCCTCTCGCTGGATGCGCCGGTCGCGGAGTATCTCCCGGACTTCGCGAACCGGCAGGTGCTCACCGGCTTCGAGAACGACATCCCGCAGTACCGTGCGCCGAGGACGCAGGCCACCGTGCGGCAGCTGGTCACCCACACGGCGGGCCACGCCTACATGTTCTTCAACCAGGCCTTGCACAAGTGGGAGCAGGTCACCGGTTACCCCGGCATCCTGTGCGGCACGGAGGAGATGCTCGACGCGCCGTTGATGTTCGACCCCGGCGAGCGCTACGAGTACGGCATCAACACCGACGTCCTCGGCGCGGTCACCGCCGCGGCAGCCGGACGGCGCCTCGACGAGCTGGTCGCCGAGGGCGTCCTGCAGCCATTGGGTATGAGCGACACGACGTACGCCGTCACCGACAGCCAGCGCCCGCGGCTGACCCCGGTGCAGGTCGTGGGCCAGGACGGCAGCTGGGCGGACTCGGGGGTGGACTACGCGTCGGATCCGCAGCTGATCCCCGGCGGGCACGGGCTTTACAGCACACCCAATGACTACATCAAGTTCCAGCGGGCCCTGCTGCGCGGCGGCGAGCTGAACGGCGCGCGGATCCTCCAGCAGGAGACGGTCGATGCCGCCTTCACCAACCAGATCGGCGAGCTGGACTTCCCCGAGGCCATCCCCAGCGCGGACCGTGGCTTCACCGAGGACTTCGTCGCGGGCCCCGGCTGGAAGTGGGGCTACGGGCTGTTGCTGAACACTGCCGACCTCCCCGGCATGCGCAAGGCCGGTACGGGCGCCTGGGCCGGCCTGTGCAACACGCACTTCTGGATCGACCGTACGTCGGGGATCACCGCCGCAATCTACTCGCAGACCCTGCCGTTCGTCTCGACCGGGGCGTTCGCGCTGTACCAGGAGTTCGAGCAGGCGGTGTACGCCTCGCTGGCGTAG
- a CDS encoding S-(hydroxymethyl)mycothiol dehydrogenase, whose protein sequence is MPQTVKGVVARAKGEPITIEKVVVPDPGPGEAVVKIQACGVCHTDLHYREGGINDEFPFLLGHEAAGVVEAVGDGVTEVAPGDFVVLNWRAVCGQCRACRRGDLKYCFNTHNATQKMTLEDGTELSPALGIGAFIEKTLVAAGQCTKVDEADPAVVGLLGCGVMAGVGAALNTGGVTRGQSVAVIGCGGVGAAAIAGARLANAAKIIAIDIDDKKLEWATELGATHTINSKQKDAVEGMRELTDGNGPDVVIDAVGRPETFSQAFYGRDLAGTAVLVGVPTPEMKWEIPLIDLFGRGGALKSSWYGDCLPSRDFPMLVDLYKQGIFPLEKFVSERIGLQDVEAAFEKMHHGEVLRSVVEL, encoded by the coding sequence ATGCCGCAGACCGTCAAGGGAGTCGTTGCGCGCGCCAAGGGCGAGCCGATCACCATCGAGAAGGTAGTCGTCCCCGATCCCGGTCCGGGCGAGGCGGTGGTCAAGATCCAAGCCTGCGGCGTGTGCCATACCGACCTGCACTACCGGGAGGGTGGCATCAACGACGAGTTCCCCTTCCTGCTGGGGCACGAAGCGGCGGGCGTGGTCGAGGCGGTCGGTGACGGCGTTACCGAGGTCGCGCCCGGCGACTTCGTCGTCCTGAACTGGCGCGCGGTGTGCGGGCAGTGTCGCGCCTGCCGTCGCGGCGACCTGAAGTACTGCTTCAACACCCACAACGCCACCCAGAAGATGACCCTCGAGGATGGCACCGAGCTCTCCCCCGCCCTTGGCATCGGCGCGTTCATCGAGAAGACACTCGTCGCTGCCGGGCAGTGCACCAAGGTCGACGAGGCCGACCCGGCGGTCGTCGGCCTGCTGGGCTGCGGCGTGATGGCCGGGGTCGGTGCTGCCCTGAACACCGGGGGCGTGACCCGCGGGCAGTCGGTGGCGGTCATCGGCTGCGGCGGCGTCGGCGCGGCGGCGATCGCCGGCGCGCGGCTGGCGAACGCCGCGAAGATCATCGCGATCGACATCGACGACAAGAAGCTCGAGTGGGCGACCGAGCTCGGCGCCACGCACACCATCAACTCGAAGCAGAAGGACGCCGTCGAGGGGATGCGGGAACTCACCGACGGCAACGGCCCGGACGTCGTCATCGACGCGGTCGGCCGGCCCGAGACCTTCTCGCAGGCCTTCTATGGCCGCGACCTCGCCGGCACCGCCGTCCTGGTCGGCGTCCCGACACCCGAGATGAAGTGGGAGATTCCGCTGATCGACCTGTTCGGACGCGGTGGCGCGCTGAAGTCGTCGTGGTACGGCGACTGCTTGCCCTCCAGGGACTTCCCGATGCTCGTGGACCTCTACAAGCAGGGCATCTTCCCGCTGGAGAAGTTCGTGAGCGAGCGGATCGGCCTGCAGGACGTCGAGGCTGCGTTCGAGAAGATGCACCACGGCGAGGTGCTGCGATCGGTGGTGGAGCTCTGA
- a CDS encoding MBL fold metallo-hydrolase, translated as MTARVEHLVTSGTFSLDGGTWDVDNNVWIIGDDESVIILDAPHDAEAIMRQVGERKVVAIVCTHAHDDHVAQAPRLRELSGAPILLHPADRELWALTHPDVQPDSDLEDGEVITIAGTDLQVMHTPGHAPGAVCLYAPDLGCVFTGDTLFNGGPGATGRSFSDYPTIVDSIRTRLFTLPPDTVVHTGHGDDTTIEAELGNVPDDKPA; from the coding sequence ATGACCGCACGCGTAGAGCACCTGGTCACCTCAGGCACCTTCAGCCTCGACGGCGGCACCTGGGATGTCGACAACAACGTCTGGATCATCGGTGACGACGAGTCGGTGATCATCCTGGACGCGCCGCACGACGCCGAGGCGATCATGAGGCAGGTAGGCGAGCGCAAGGTCGTCGCGATCGTGTGCACCCACGCCCACGATGACCACGTCGCCCAGGCGCCGCGGCTGCGGGAGCTCTCCGGCGCGCCGATCCTGCTGCACCCTGCCGACCGGGAGCTGTGGGCGCTTACTCACCCCGACGTCCAGCCCGACTCGGACCTCGAGGACGGCGAGGTCATCACGATCGCGGGCACCGACCTACAGGTGATGCACACACCCGGCCATGCACCCGGTGCGGTGTGCCTGTACGCCCCCGATCTCGGCTGCGTGTTCACCGGCGACACGCTGTTCAACGGCGGGCCAGGCGCGACCGGGCGCTCGTTCAGCGACTATCCGACGATCGTCGATTCGATCCGCACCCGGTTGTTCACCCTCCCGCCTGACACCGTCGTCCACACCGGTCACGGCGACGACACCACGATCGAGGCCGAGCTCGGCAACGTACCCGACGACAAGCCCGCGTAA
- a CDS encoding antitoxin produces the protein MRTTVTLDADTESLVRRLMRERRVSFKQALNDAIRAGAPGGTRPASFTTEVRSMGTPTVPLDKALQLAGELEDEELVRRMRTGK, from the coding sequence ATGCGCACGACGGTTACCCTCGACGCCGATACGGAGTCCCTCGTACGACGGCTGATGCGCGAGCGTCGCGTGTCCTTCAAGCAGGCACTCAACGACGCGATCCGCGCCGGCGCGCCCGGGGGCACCCGGCCGGCCTCCTTCACCACAGAGGTCCGAAGCATGGGGACGCCCACCGTCCCGCTCGACAAGGCGCTGCAGCTCGCCGGCGAGCTCGAGGACGAGGAGCTCGTGCGCCGAATGCGAACCGGCAAGTGA
- a CDS encoding type II toxin-antitoxin system VapC family toxin translates to MKVVDANVLLYAVNTDSAHHDPSRRWIDASLSGADTVGFTWLALTAFIRLSTKVGLFPAPLSVGEATSQTRAWLEAPGARLLEPANQHHDVLERLLASVGAGGNLVNDAHLAAIAIEHRAAIVSYDGDFGRFDGVRCHRPDDLLA, encoded by the coding sequence GTGAAGGTCGTCGACGCCAACGTGCTGCTGTATGCGGTGAATACCGACAGCGCCCATCACGATCCCTCCCGTCGTTGGATCGATGCGTCATTGAGCGGGGCGGACACGGTAGGTTTCACCTGGCTCGCACTGACCGCATTCATCCGGCTCTCGACAAAGGTCGGGCTCTTCCCCGCTCCGCTCAGCGTTGGCGAGGCGACCAGCCAGACACGCGCCTGGCTCGAGGCGCCGGGAGCGCGGCTACTCGAGCCGGCCAACCAGCATCACGACGTCCTCGAGCGGCTGCTCGCCAGCGTCGGCGCGGGCGGGAACCTGGTCAACGACGCTCATCTTGCAGCCATCGCGATCGAGCACCGCGCGGCGATCGTGTCGTACGACGGGGACTTCGGCCGGTTCGACGGCGTCCGTTGCCACCGCCCTGACGACCTGCTCGCCTAG
- a CDS encoding LLM class F420-dependent oxidoreductase, giving the protein MAARFGVFVPQGWRQDLNDIADPAEAFEAMVRVAKQADEGSWDSIWVYDHFHTIPEPSQNVTFECWTSSAALARETTRVNVGQMVGCNGYRQPSLYAKTASTVDAMSHGRLYAGIGAGWYEHEWKAYGYEWTDIPPRMKAFREAVEIVHAMWTEDAPTYDGEHYRIDEPINLPRSAAPGRKIPLWIGGGGEKVTLKLVAQYGDACNIGAGSPRVVREKLDVLRRHCDRVGRDIDDITISTSINAFPMADDGGFEQASAKARGSRWSADEWREIMTLGAEQIRSRTEAVLEAGADYVIYYVPGLAYDDELLPAMEQIIAGL; this is encoded by the coding sequence ATGGCGGCACGATTCGGGGTCTTCGTACCTCAGGGCTGGCGGCAGGATCTCAACGACATCGCCGATCCGGCGGAGGCGTTCGAGGCGATGGTCCGGGTCGCCAAGCAAGCAGACGAGGGCAGCTGGGACTCGATCTGGGTCTATGACCACTTCCACACCATTCCTGAACCCAGCCAGAACGTCACCTTCGAGTGCTGGACGTCCTCCGCCGCGCTGGCCCGCGAGACCACGCGGGTGAACGTGGGGCAGATGGTCGGCTGCAACGGCTACCGCCAGCCCTCGCTCTACGCCAAGACGGCCTCGACGGTGGACGCCATGTCGCACGGACGGCTCTATGCCGGGATAGGTGCGGGGTGGTACGAGCACGAGTGGAAGGCCTACGGCTACGAGTGGACCGACATTCCGCCACGGATGAAGGCCTTCCGCGAGGCGGTCGAGATCGTCCACGCGATGTGGACCGAGGACGCCCCGACGTACGACGGGGAGCACTACCGGATCGACGAACCGATCAACCTGCCGCGCAGCGCGGCACCCGGCCGGAAGATCCCGCTGTGGATCGGCGGTGGCGGTGAGAAGGTCACCCTCAAGCTCGTGGCGCAGTATGGCGACGCGTGCAACATCGGTGCCGGAAGCCCACGGGTCGTTCGCGAGAAGCTCGACGTGCTGCGCAGGCACTGTGACAGGGTCGGTCGCGACATTGACGACATCACCATATCGACGAGCATCAATGCGTTCCCGATGGCGGACGACGGCGGATTCGAGCAGGCCTCGGCCAAGGCGCGCGGCTCGCGTTGGAGCGCCGACGAGTGGCGCGAGATCATGACGCTCGGTGCCGAGCAGATCCGCTCCCGCACGGAAGCGGTGCTCGAAGCCGGTGCCGACTACGTCATCTACTACGTCCCCGGCCTGGCGTACGACGACGAGCTGCTCCCCGCGATGGAGCAGATCATCGCCGGTCTGTGA
- a CDS encoding DUF6802 family protein: MSDDIDPDFGLDDGGSADAGADDTDAGNHVFDSDDTAATTDYTQTNYGSTDDIDDGAGQDESITMTLDETSYDAGQATLDSEGDGAADTAVQDPGYQVEYYVDPDGDAAVPDVHAMDEFGGGAGDSGASGPGSGPDSGYGSGSDDTGPGGSGPGSDDSDSAADSDDSGTGADSDESGTGDVDGTSGSDDAGADGPGGGSDDDQGPGMHSAMGGADGAEAEPTSSDSGPSSDEPAAQSGAEDGPTSGASTDMTVSIDGEDIAVGEPTLDITGDGVADTVVVESEGNVEYYVDTDQDGVADQIIVLDENDGTLVNHEVYDPQTGEWTNVTEESAGAQS; this comes from the coding sequence ATGAGCGACGATATTGATCCGGACTTCGGTCTGGACGACGGTGGCTCCGCCGACGCCGGTGCCGACGACACCGACGCCGGAAACCATGTCTTTGACAGCGACGACACGGCAGCCACCACCGACTACACGCAGACCAACTACGGCAGCACCGACGACATCGACGATGGGGCCGGCCAGGACGAGTCCATCACCATGACCCTCGACGAGACGTCGTACGACGCCGGCCAGGCCACCCTGGACTCCGAAGGCGACGGCGCGGCTGACACCGCCGTGCAGGACCCCGGCTACCAGGTCGAGTACTACGTCGACCCCGACGGTGACGCGGCAGTACCCGACGTCCACGCGATGGATGAGTTCGGCGGTGGAGCCGGGGATTCTGGTGCATCCGGACCGGGCTCGGGTCCCGACTCGGGCTACGGTTCAGGTTCCGACGACACCGGCCCCGGTGGCTCGGGCCCGGGTTCGGATGACTCGGACTCCGCCGCCGACTCCGACGATTCCGGGACCGGCGCCGACTCTGACGAGTCCGGGACTGGCGACGTCGACGGCACGAGCGGGTCCGACGACGCAGGCGCCGACGGCCCCGGCGGCGGTTCGGACGACGACCAGGGCCCTGGGATGCACAGCGCGATGGGTGGCGCGGACGGTGCGGAGGCCGAGCCGACCAGCAGCGATTCGGGCCCCAGTAGCGACGAGCCGGCTGCGCAGTCCGGTGCTGAGGACGGTCCGACGTCCGGTGCGAGCACCGACATGACCGTCTCGATCGACGGCGAGGACATCGCGGTCGGCGAGCCGACGCTCGACATCACCGGCGACGGCGTCGCCGACACGGTCGTCGTCGAGAGCGAGGGCAACGTCGAGTACTACGTCGACACCGACCAGGACGGCGTGGCCGACCAGATCATCGTCCTCGACGAGAACGACGGAACCCTGGTCAACCACGAGGTCTACGATCCGCAGACCGGAGAGTGGACCAACGTGACCGAGGAGAGCGCGGGCGCGCAGAGCTGA
- a CDS encoding ABC transporter permease, with the protein MSAPSTTRSTAGPAGPGQVRRRPSNISLTAQVARREISTKLRDRAYLISMAVFVLIIVAVIGFNVLANRGGDDYQVAVVGGVSQEFEQIAQANAEQAGVAVEFVEVADRAAGEELLADDADAVLDGDTLIRDGSLPTALNGILQGAHQSTVMIEQAQAAGIDPAQLAEVMQVEPLEEQSLSASSGDELQRGIIAMVAVGLAYGMLMMIIQFVAQGVVEEKSSRVVELLMTTVRPRQLLAGKVLGLGLLGFGQLLFVVGIGVVAAIAGDLVDIPASGWSTILQVLAWFVLGYAFFATLAAAAASLVSRQEDLGSALMPLTFVPMIAFFLAFRVLSTPDDALSTVLSMIPGISPTTMPVRAAMTSVPMWQYAIAILLQVIAVYLLVRVAARIYSGALLRTSGKLKVREALARDEDGSAI; encoded by the coding sequence ATGAGCGCCCCAAGCACGACGCGCAGCACCGCAGGTCCGGCCGGTCCCGGGCAGGTGCGCCGCCGTCCGAGCAACATCTCCCTGACCGCCCAGGTAGCCCGGCGCGAGATCAGCACCAAGCTGCGCGACCGGGCCTACCTGATCTCGATGGCGGTGTTCGTGCTGATCATCGTCGCCGTCATCGGGTTCAACGTGCTGGCCAACCGCGGTGGGGACGACTACCAGGTCGCGGTCGTCGGTGGTGTCAGCCAGGAGTTCGAGCAGATCGCGCAAGCCAACGCCGAGCAGGCAGGGGTCGCGGTCGAGTTCGTCGAGGTCGCGGACCGCGCGGCGGGCGAGGAGCTGCTGGCGGACGACGCCGACGCCGTCCTCGACGGCGACACCCTGATCCGCGACGGCTCCCTGCCGACCGCGCTCAACGGCATCCTGCAGGGCGCCCACCAGTCGACCGTCATGATCGAGCAGGCCCAGGCGGCGGGCATCGACCCGGCCCAGCTCGCCGAGGTGATGCAGGTCGAACCGCTCGAGGAGCAATCGCTGTCGGCGTCGTCCGGCGACGAGCTGCAACGCGGCATCATCGCCATGGTCGCCGTCGGCCTGGCCTACGGAATGCTGATGATGATCATCCAGTTCGTGGCCCAAGGCGTCGTCGAGGAGAAGTCCAGCCGCGTGGTCGAGCTGTTGATGACGACGGTCAGGCCGCGCCAGCTGCTCGCCGGCAAGGTCCTCGGCCTCGGGTTGCTCGGGTTCGGGCAGCTGTTGTTCGTGGTCGGCATCGGCGTGGTGGCCGCGATCGCCGGCGACCTGGTCGACATCCCGGCCAGCGGCTGGTCGACGATCCTGCAGGTGCTCGCCTGGTTCGTGCTGGGCTACGCATTCTTCGCTACGCTCGCTGCGGCCGCGGCATCTCTGGTGTCACGGCAGGAGGACCTCGGCTCGGCACTGATGCCACTGACCTTCGTCCCGATGATCGCCTTCTTCCTCGCCTTCCGCGTGCTGAGCACGCCGGACGACGCCCTGTCGACCGTGCTGAGCATGATCCCGGGCATCTCGCCGACCACGATGCCGGTGCGCGCGGCCATGACCTCCGTCCCGATGTGGCAGTACGCGATCGCCATCCTCCTGCAGGTGATCGCGGTCTATCTGCTGGTCCGGGTGGCCGCCCGGATCTACTCCGGTGCGCTGCTGAGGACCTCAGGAAAGCTCAAGGTCAGGGAGGCGCTGGCCCGCGACGAAGACGGCAGCGCGATCTAG
- a CDS encoding ABC transporter ATP-binding protein, producing MLGILNVDKQFGDKVVLRDLSFEVRPGELFGFCGANGSGKTTTMRIILGLLRADRGEITWNGAPMDAETRQSIGYMPEERGLYPKMRPAEQLAYFAQLHGMPADEAKRSADYWIERLGVKHEPKDTLEKLSLGNQQKVQMAAALVHDPKILVLDEPFSGLDPVAVDALLDALTEKARAGAPVIFSSHQLDLVERLCDSVGIISGGRMVAAGPVDSLRAKESRKQLLLTVAGAQPGWARQLPHVVEASETGTSAVLTPTSPEVANEILQAALAIGAVERFVWKAPTLTEIFREAVAA from the coding sequence GTGCTCGGCATCCTGAACGTCGACAAGCAGTTCGGGGACAAGGTGGTGCTGCGCGACCTGTCGTTCGAAGTACGTCCAGGGGAACTGTTCGGCTTCTGCGGCGCGAACGGATCGGGCAAGACCACCACGATGCGCATCATCCTCGGCCTGCTGCGCGCGGACCGCGGCGAGATCACCTGGAACGGGGCGCCGATGGACGCCGAGACGCGGCAGTCCATCGGGTACATGCCCGAGGAGCGCGGCCTCTACCCGAAGATGCGGCCTGCCGAGCAGCTGGCCTACTTCGCGCAGCTGCACGGGATGCCCGCTGACGAGGCGAAACGCTCGGCCGACTACTGGATCGAGCGCCTCGGCGTGAAGCATGAGCCGAAGGACACCCTGGAGAAGCTCTCCCTGGGCAACCAGCAGAAGGTGCAGATGGCCGCGGCGCTCGTGCACGACCCGAAGATCCTGGTGCTCGACGAGCCGTTCAGCGGTCTCGATCCGGTCGCCGTCGATGCCCTGCTCGACGCGCTCACCGAGAAGGCCCGCGCCGGTGCGCCAGTCATCTTCTCCAGCCATCAGCTCGACCTCGTCGAGCGGCTGTGCGACTCCGTCGGCATCATCAGCGGTGGGCGGATGGTCGCCGCCGGGCCGGTCGACTCGCTGCGCGCGAAGGAGTCGCGCAAGCAGCTGCTGCTCACCGTCGCAGGGGCGCAGCCCGGCTGGGCCCGTCAGCTGCCGCACGTCGTCGAGGCCAGCGAGACGGGCACCAGCGCCGTCCTCACGCCGACCTCCCCCGAGGTGGCCAACGAGATCCTGCAAGCCGCGCTCGCGATCGGCGCCGTCGAGCGGTTCGTCTGGAAGGCGCCGACCCTGACCGAGATCTTCCGTGAGGCGGTGGCAGCATGA
- a CDS encoding MFS transporter encodes MSQSDSSSNPGPTTSPDAADATASGRQAEPRKLRRLSRVTMDTRPFRYVQFRRLFFGNLLTQVGAQMTIVAVGVQVWQMTGSSAMVGYTSLWVLVPLIAFGLIGGALADTVDRRTLVIWSTLLTALTSVLLYLQAFLGLKNVWVVWVLVALQSAAAAAYRPARAAMLPKLIPEALIPAANTIASSTMSASMIIGPLVAGVLVARFGVNWAYLSEAALLALAVLTLIGLPVMPAAQDTGGRSPIRTAISDTIDGFRYLRTQPLLSMQYIVDLIAMVFGWPLAVFPALAESRFGESSIGWLYAGASIGAVLAGLFSGWISHITRHGATIIVSVAVWGIAIAAFAFTGDLVLALVCLAVAGAADLVSASLRMTMLQVLTPDEMRGRMQGVFMVVVAGGPRLGDVRLGLMASLLTPTVALWSGGLTIVVLMVVIALTFGLLWRYRPPSAAGETNAASGG; translated from the coding sequence GTGAGCCAGAGCGACTCCTCCTCGAACCCCGGTCCCACGACGTCACCCGACGCCGCCGACGCGACGGCGTCCGGCCGTCAGGCCGAGCCCCGCAAGCTCCGGCGGCTGAGCCGCGTCACTATGGACACCCGGCCGTTCCGGTACGTGCAGTTCCGGCGGCTGTTCTTCGGCAACCTGCTGACCCAGGTCGGCGCCCAGATGACGATCGTCGCGGTCGGCGTCCAGGTATGGCAGATGACCGGCAGCAGCGCGATGGTCGGCTACACCAGCCTGTGGGTGCTGGTACCGCTGATCGCCTTCGGGCTGATCGGCGGTGCGCTCGCCGACACCGTCGACCGGCGCACTCTGGTCATCTGGTCGACGCTGCTGACCGCGCTCACCAGCGTGCTGCTGTATCTGCAGGCGTTCCTCGGGCTGAAGAACGTGTGGGTGGTATGGGTGCTGGTGGCGCTGCAGTCGGCAGCGGCCGCCGCCTACCGTCCGGCGCGGGCGGCGATGCTGCCCAAGCTGATCCCCGAGGCGCTCATCCCGGCGGCCAACACGATCGCCTCCAGCACCATGTCGGCCTCGATGATCATCGGGCCGCTGGTCGCCGGGGTCCTCGTCGCGAGGTTCGGTGTCAACTGGGCCTACCTCTCCGAGGCCGCGCTGCTGGCGCTGGCCGTGCTCACCCTCATCGGGCTCCCGGTCATGCCGGCGGCGCAGGACACGGGCGGCAGGAGCCCGATCCGCACCGCGATCAGCGACACCATCGACGGGTTCCGCTATCTGCGCACTCAGCCGCTGCTGAGCATGCAGTACATCGTCGACCTCATCGCGATGGTGTTCGGCTGGCCGCTCGCGGTCTTCCCGGCGTTGGCCGAGAGCCGCTTCGGCGAGAGCTCGATCGGCTGGCTGTACGCCGGCGCGTCGATCGGCGCCGTGCTCGCGGGCCTGTTCTCGGGCTGGATCTCGCACATCACCCGGCACGGCGCCACGATCATCGTCTCGGTCGCCGTGTGGGGCATCGCGATCGCCGCCTTCGCGTTCACCGGCGACCTCGTGCTGGCGCTGGTCTGCCTGGCGGTCGCCGGGGCCGCCGACCTGGTGAGCGCGTCGCTGCGCATGACGATGCTGCAGGTGCTCACTCCGGACGAGATGCGCGGACGTATGCAGGGGGTGTTCATGGTCGTTGTCGCCGGTGGCCCGCGGCTGGGCGACGTCCGCCTCGGCCTGATGGCCTCCCTGCTGACCCCGACCGTCGCGCTCTGGTCGGGGGGCCTGACGATCGTCGTCCTCATGGTCGTGATCGCGCTGACGTTCGGGTTGCTGTGGCGCTACCGTCCGCCGTCCGCCGCGGGTGAGACGAACGCCGCGTCCGGTGGATGA
- the pdxH gene encoding pyridoxamine 5'-phosphate oxidase — MSDRQFDVRRDRIRYELARLDDDQLADDPLDIFASWLEGAAAAGVREPNAMVLATAGADGAPRARTVLMRGYSDGFEFFTNYESTKGRQLDENPRASACFAWLPIHRQVIVEGLVERLPSEASDAYFASRPAESQIASATSPQSQVIDGIDGLLRRVEELTAANPDGVPRPEHWGGYRLMPQVIEFWQGNVGRVHDRFRFRRDGEQWVRERLAP, encoded by the coding sequence ATGAGCGACCGGCAGTTCGACGTCCGACGCGACCGGATCCGGTATGAGCTGGCCCGGCTGGACGACGACCAGCTCGCGGACGACCCCCTGGACATCTTCGCCAGCTGGCTGGAGGGTGCTGCGGCGGCCGGCGTCCGCGAGCCCAACGCGATGGTGCTGGCCACGGCCGGCGCGGACGGCGCACCCCGGGCCCGCACCGTGCTGATGCGCGGCTACTCCGACGGCTTCGAGTTCTTCACGAACTACGAATCCACGAAGGGTCGCCAGCTGGACGAGAACCCGCGTGCGAGCGCCTGCTTCGCGTGGCTGCCGATCCACCGGCAGGTCATCGTCGAGGGGCTGGTCGAACGGCTGCCGTCGGAGGCATCCGATGCCTACTTCGCCTCCCGTCCTGCAGAGTCGCAGATCGCCAGTGCGACCAGTCCGCAGTCGCAGGTCATCGACGGCATCGATGGCCTGCTGCGCCGCGTCGAGGAGCTCACCGCGGCCAACCCCGACGGCGTCCCGCGGCCGGAGCACTGGGGTGGCTACCGGCTGATGCCGCAGGTCATCGAGTTCTGGCAGGGCAACGTCGGCCGGGTGCACGACCGCTTCCGCTTCCGCCGCGACGGCGAGCAGTGGGTGCGCGAGCGGCTTGCTCCGTGA